The Lysobacter enzymogenes DNA segment CGGACCTGTCCGACGACGACATCGAGGCCGCCAGCCGGGTGCTGGCCGAGCTGCAGGTCGACGGCGTGATCGCCACCAACACCACGGTCGCGCGCGAAGGCGTGGAACGCAGCGCGCACGCGGGCGAGGCCGGCGGGCTGTCGGGCCGGCCGCTGATGGCCCAGGCCACCGCGGTGCTGCGGCGGATGCGCACGCGCCTGCCCGAGCACATTCCCATGATCGGCGTCGGCGGCATCCTCAGCGGCGCCGACGCGGTCACCAAGATGGCCGCCGGCGCGAGCCTGGTGCAGGTCTATTCGGGCCTGGTCTACCGCGGCCCGGCGCTGATCGGCGAATGCGTCGACGCGATCCGCCGGCGCAAGGAAGCTCCCAGCCGCGGCCACGTGCCGCCGCAGATTTGAATCGGCGCGAGCCCGCGCCGACCCGTCACCGCCCGAGCCCGCAGCGAGCCGCCGTCATTCCGCTTTCCGCCCCCAACCCGAAGTCCGCGCGCGCATGAGCCCGAACGTCCGCATCGTGCGCGATGCGCCGCTGCAAACCCGCAATACCTTCGGCGTCGCCGCGCGCGCGCCGTGGCTGGTGTCGGTCGACGACGCCCGCGCCCTGCCCGAGGCGCTGGCCGCGCCGCCGCTGCGCGAAGGCCTCGCCCTGGCCATCGGCGGCGGCAGCAACCTGCTGTTCGCCGGCGATCCCGACGGCGCGGTGCTCGAACTCAGCGGCCGCCAGGTGCGGGTGCTGGACGACGACGGCGAGCGCGCGATCCTGCGCGCCGATGCCGGCGTGCCCTGGCACGGGCTGGTGATGCAGTCGCTGGAGCAAGGCTACGCCGGGCTCGAGAACCTGGCGCTGATCCCCGGCACCGTCGGCGCCTGCCCGATCCAGAACATCGGCGCCTACGGCGTGGAAGTGCGCGAGTTCGTGCATGCGGTCGAGGCCTACGAGCCGGGCACCGGCCAGTGGCACCGCTTCGACAACGCCGCCTGCGCCTTCGGCTACCGCGACAGCCGGTTCAAGCGCGAGGCCGACCGCTACCTGATCGCCGCGGTCGAATTCGCATTGCCGCGCCACGCCGCGCCCAAGCTCGACTACGCCGGCATCGGCGAGGAACTGGCCGCGCGCGGGGTGAGCGCGCCGACGCCGCGCGACATCGCCGACGCGGTCGTCGCCATCCGCCGCCGCAAGCTGCCCGACCCGGCCGTGCTCGGCAACGCCGGCAGTTTCTTCAAGAACCCGATCGTGCCGGCGGCGCAGGCGCAGGCGCTGCTGGCGCAGTACCCGTCGATGCCGGCGTTCCGCGGCGACAGCGAAGCCACCCGCAAGCTCTCGGCCGCCTGGCTGATCGACGGCTGCGGCTGGAAGGGCCACCGCGACGGCGACGCCGGCGTGTCCGCCGCGCACGCGCTGGTGCTGGTCAACCACGGCGGCGCCAGCGGCGCGCAACTGCTCGACCTCGCCCGCCGCATCGCCGACTCGGTGCGCGAGCGCTTCGGGGTGGCGATCGAACCCGAACCGCGCATCGTCGGCGCGCGCTGGTGAGCGCCGGCGCGCCCGCCGCCTCCACCACCCAGCCGATGCGCGCCGCCGGCCTGATGCTGGCAAGCACGCTGAGCTTCGGCATCATGGCCATCGCCATCCGCCTGGCCTCGCAATCGCTGCACACCTTCGAAGTCGCGTTCTTCCGCAACCTGTTCGGGCTGATGGCGGTGCTGCCGCTGCTGCTGAGCGCGCGCCGCGCCGAACTGCGCACGCGCCAGCTGCCCAAGTACTTCGTGCGCTGCGCGATCGGCATGGTGTCGATGCTGTGCGGGTTCTGGGCGATCGGCCACCTGCCGCTGGCGCAGGCGATCTCGCTGACCTACTCCACCCCGATCTTCGTCACCATCGCCGCGGCGCTGTTCCTGCACGAACAGGTGCGCGCGCGGCGCTGGGCGGCGGTCGCCGCCGGCTTCCTCGGCGTGCTGGTGATCGTGCGCCCGGGCTCGACCGAGTTCTCGGTCGACAGCCTCGCCGCGCTGGCCGCGGCGGTGCTCGGCGGGGTGATCTCGATCCAGATCAAGCAACTGTCCCGGATCGACTCGGCCAACACCATCGTCCTGTACACCTACGCGTTCTGGGTGCCGATGTCGCTGATTCCCGCGCTGTTCGTGTGGCAGTGGCCGCAGGGCGTCGCCTGGGTCTGGATCGTCGCCGCCGGCGTGTTCGGCACCGGCGGCCAGGTGCTGTGGACGCATGCGCTCAAGCTCGGCGAAGTCTCGGCGCTGACGCCGATCAGCTTCGTGCAGTTGCCGCTGGTGTCGGTCGCCGGCTGGCTGTGGTTCCACGAGACGCTGGACCGCTACACGGTGATCGGCGCAGCGATCATCCTCGGCTCGAACGCGTACATCGCCCATCGCGAGGCGCTGCTGGCGCGCAAGAAGGCATCGGCGGCGGCCACCGCGGGGGCGGCGCCGGGCGAATAGGCGCCGCCGCGCGCGATCAAGGAGCGCCGGCGGCGGACTTGCGGGCCAGATCCTGGCGCACGAACGCCAGCGCTTCCTGCACCCGGTCGTCGGACTTCAACACGACGTCGGGCACCACGCCCACGCCTTCGATGCTCCTGCCGGAGCGGGTCCGGATCTCGCAGTTCGGGATATAGGCGACGTAGTCGTCGGTGGCGATCTGCGCGACCGGATTGCCCGCGCCCGCGGTGGTCGTGCCCAGGACGGTGGCCCGTCCGCTGTCCTGGCCGATCAGCGCGAAGTACTCGGCGGCCGAGCCGGTTTTCTCCGACACCAGGATGTAGACCGGGGTCCGGTAGAACTTGGGCGCCGGCGAATAGTGATAAGGCACCTCGCCGTTCTTCCAGGCCGTCTCGCCCTTGCACTTCTTCTGCAGCAACCCCTGATAGGCCTCGTCCTGGAAAAGATGCTGGTAGACGAAGCCGTTGGCGCGGCCGTCGCCGCCGCCGTCGCGGCTGATGTCGAACACCAGCGCCTTGACGCCGCTGAGGAACTGCAGCGCCGCGGTGATCTTGGCG contains these protein-coding regions:
- a CDS encoding S41 family peptidase gives rise to the protein MIVDKAPLLALALAAMCLPLDSLAAPPDRESLPDFVCGALDKIYFDPVKAKALCKAARETGKSPEFVQAAPADQARQLTQALRNRSHDKHFYVGIPKPAGTASAVPPTATAPALPADANGGWVEVRILPGQIGYVKWTQHVADDAAFAKITAALQFLSGVKALVFDISRDGGGDGRANGFVYQHLFQDEAYQGLLQKKCKGETAWKNGEVPYHYSPAPKFYRTPVYILVSEKTGSAAEYFALIGQDSGRATVLGTTTAGAGNPVAQIATDDYVAYIPNCEIRTRSGRSIEGVGVVPDVVLKSDDRVQEALAFVRQDLARKSAAGAP
- the murB gene encoding UDP-N-acetylmuramate dehydrogenase; the encoded protein is MSPNVRIVRDAPLQTRNTFGVAARAPWLVSVDDARALPEALAAPPLREGLALAIGGGSNLLFAGDPDGAVLELSGRQVRVLDDDGERAILRADAGVPWHGLVMQSLEQGYAGLENLALIPGTVGACPIQNIGAYGVEVREFVHAVEAYEPGTGQWHRFDNAACAFGYRDSRFKREADRYLIAAVEFALPRHAAPKLDYAGIGEELAARGVSAPTPRDIADAVVAIRRRKLPDPAVLGNAGSFFKNPIVPAAQAQALLAQYPSMPAFRGDSEATRKLSAAWLIDGCGWKGHRDGDAGVSAAHALVLVNHGGASGAQLLDLARRIADSVRERFGVAIEPEPRIVGARW
- a CDS encoding DMT family transporter — encoded protein: MRAAGLMLASTLSFGIMAIAIRLASQSLHTFEVAFFRNLFGLMAVLPLLLSARRAELRTRQLPKYFVRCAIGMVSMLCGFWAIGHLPLAQAISLTYSTPIFVTIAAALFLHEQVRARRWAAVAAGFLGVLVIVRPGSTEFSVDSLAALAAAVLGGVISIQIKQLSRIDSANTIVLYTYAFWVPMSLIPALFVWQWPQGVAWVWIVAAGVFGTGGQVLWTHALKLGEVSALTPISFVQLPLVSVAGWLWFHETLDRYTVIGAAIILGSNAYIAHREALLARKKASAAATAGAAPGE